The following proteins are co-located in the Firmicutes bacterium CAG:345 genome:
- a CDS encoding putative uncharacterized protein (product inferred by homology to UniProt): MPEMSKKYVPEFLGDKNPRKNVLKLARKITDCIDHKIGGVTTNDPEYWGLACILTDDMVDIALTMKVRHHYTYEDLWKMNSKFSDEEFKAILEKMCQIGILEYDYGDHYDDNGPIPNTSHIRRYVLPMFVPGSAEFTNMVKKQMDEHPELAMFFERMTFLPLAKVTPMVPPGGAGIGMHVIPVEKAINMQNETINIEKISYWLKKYEGHIGVSMCSCRYGRAQLDEGCGDDPENWCIGVGDMADYCRETLKGHDISYEEAMRILENAEKNGFVHQITNIDGEGKIFAICNCNINICNALRTSQLFNTPNMSRSSFTANVDREKCVACGKCVEICPAGAVKLGQKLCTKDGKAVTYPKHELPDNLPWGEDKWDENYRDNNRINCYEKGTAPCKTACPAHVAVQGYIKLAKEGKYQEALALIKKDNPFPAICGRICNKRCEAACTRGNIDAPVSIDAIKKFIAAQDLNAETRYVPEIVIPSNDLKQWPDKIAIIGAGPAGLSCAYYLATMGYKPTVFEKNAKAGGMLTYGIPSYKLEKDVIEAEIDILRALGVEIKCGVEVGKDVTIKQLKEEGYKAFYVAIGCQGGRFPGVPGEDAEGVKIAVDFLHEATENHEQVIKGNVVVIGGGNVAVDCARTAKRFNADSVTLICLEDKNSMPASNEEIEETEAEGIKVLNCWGPKEIVKDENGKVKAITLRKCLRTIDPETKKFSPVYDDKYLMTIEADEIICAIGQTIVWNDLLKDTKVTYWRGNYPIADALTYQTADEEIFVGGDVYSGPKFAIDAIEAGKNAAESLHRFVRPGASLTIGRNRRDFVMLNKDDISVGGYDLTPRQEAGMDESIDYKNSFVDAHKTLTEEQVYKEACRCLGCGVSVVDPNKCIGCGVCTTRCKFDAIHLVRDHPECSTMVKSEDKFKAILPYAAKRAMKICFGKKTPEEKESIRKHKEYKKAKKASKKETQNA, from the coding sequence ATGCCAGAAATGAGTAAAAAATATGTTCCTGAGTTCTTAGGAGACAAAAATCCTCGTAAGAATGTTTTAAAACTTGCTAGGAAAATAACCGATTGTATTGATCATAAAATCGGTGGTGTAACGACAAACGATCCAGAATATTGGGGACTTGCATGTATTCTTACTGATGATATGGTAGATATAGCCCTAACAATGAAAGTTCGTCATCATTATACATATGAAGATCTTTGGAAAATGAATAGTAAATTTTCTGATGAGGAATTTAAAGCTATTCTTGAAAAAATGTGTCAAATAGGTATTTTAGAATATGATTATGGTGATCATTATGATGACAATGGTCCTATTCCTAATACATCTCATATTCGTAGATATGTTTTACCAATGTTTGTTCCGGGTTCTGCTGAATTTACAAACATGGTAAAAAAACAAATGGATGAACATCCAGAATTAGCAATGTTTTTTGAAAGAATGACTTTCTTACCACTTGCTAAAGTAACTCCAATGGTTCCTCCAGGTGGTGCAGGTATTGGTATGCATGTTATTCCTGTAGAAAAGGCTATCAATATGCAAAATGAAACAATCAATATTGAAAAAATTTCATATTGGTTAAAGAAATATGAAGGTCACATTGGTGTCAGTATGTGTTCTTGCCGTTATGGTAGAGCTCAACTTGATGAAGGATGTGGTGATGATCCAGAAAACTGGTGTATTGGTGTAGGTGATATGGCTGATTATTGTCGTGAGACTCTAAAAGGTCATGATATTTCTTATGAAGAAGCTATGCGAATTTTAGAAAACGCTGAAAAAAATGGCTTCGTTCATCAAATTACCAATATTGATGGCGAAGGCAAAATTTTTGCTATTTGTAACTGTAATATTAATATTTGTAATGCTTTAAGAACTTCACAATTATTTAATACTCCTAATATGTCAAGAAGTTCATTTACTGCTAACGTCGATCGTGAAAAGTGCGTCGCTTGCGGTAAATGTGTTGAAATTTGCCCTGCAGGTGCTGTTAAATTAGGACAAAAATTATGCACAAAAGATGGTAAAGCTGTTACTTATCCAAAACATGAATTACCTGATAATCTTCCTTGGGGTGAAGATAAATGGGATGAAAACTATCGTGATAATAATAGAATTAACTGCTATGAAAAAGGAACTGCTCCATGTAAAACTGCATGTCCAGCCCATGTCGCTGTTCAAGGTTATATTAAGTTAGCTAAAGAAGGAAAATATCAAGAAGCTTTAGCTCTTATCAAGAAAGATAATCCTTTCCCTGCTATTTGTGGACGCATTTGTAATAAACGTTGTGAAGCTGCATGTACTAGAGGAAATATTGATGCTCCTGTTTCTATTGATGCAATTAAGAAATTTATTGCAGCGCAAGACTTAAATGCTGAAACAAGATATGTTCCTGAAATTGTTATTCCATCCAATGATTTAAAACAATGGCCTGATAAAATTGCCATTATTGGTGCTGGTCCTGCTGGATTAAGTTGTGCTTATTATCTTGCAACTATGGGTTATAAACCAACAGTATTTGAAAAAAATGCTAAAGCTGGTGGAATGCTTACTTATGGAATACCTAGTTATAAACTTGAAAAAGATGTTATTGAAGCTGAAATTGATATTCTAAGAGCTCTTGGTGTTGAAATTAAATGCGGTGTTGAAGTTGGTAAAGATGTTACAATTAAGCAATTAAAAGAAGAAGGATATAAAGCTTTCTATGTTGCTATTGGTTGCCAAGGTGGCAGATTTCCAGGTGTTCCAGGTGAAGATGCCGAAGGCGTTAAAATTGCTGTTGATTTCTTACATGAAGCAACAGAAAATCATGAACAAGTTATCAAAGGTAATGTTGTAGTTATCGGTGGTGGTAATGTTGCAGTAGATTGTGCAAGAACAGCAAAAAGATTTAATGCTGATTCTGTAACATTAATTTGCCTCGAAGACAAAAATTCAATGCCAGCTTCAAACGAAGAAATTGAAGAAACAGAAGCTGAAGGAATTAAGGTTTTAAACTGCTGGGGTCCTAAAGAAATTGTTAAAGATGAAAATGGAAAAGTTAAAGCAATTACATTGAGAAAATGTCTTAGAACAATTGATCCGGAAACTAAAAAATTTTCACCAGTTTATGATGATAAGTATTTAATGACGATTGAAGCTGATGAAATTATATGTGCCATTGGACAAACAATTGTTTGGAACGATTTGTTAAAAGATACAAAAGTCACTTATTGGAGAGGTAATTATCCAATTGCTGATGCTTTAACATATCAAACAGCCGATGAGGAAATTTTTGTTGGTGGTGATGTTTATAGTGGACCTAAGTTTGCTATTGATGCTATTGAAGCAGGAAAAAATGCTGCTGAATCATTACATCGTTTTGTCCGTCCAGGTGCAAGCTTAACAATTGGACGTAATAGACGTGATTTCGTTATGTTGAATAAAGATGATATTTCAGTAGGCGGATATGATTTAACTCCACGTCAAGAAGCTGGAATGGATGAATCTATTGATTATAAAAATTCATTTGTTGATGCACATAAGACATTAACAGAAGAACAAGTATATAAAGAAGCTTGCCGTTGCTTAGGTTGTGGTGTTTCTGTTGTTGATCCTAATAAATGTATTGGTTGTGGTGTCTGTACAACTCGTTGTAAGTTTGATGCTATTCATCTTGTTCGTGATCATCCAGAATGCAGTACAATGGTTAAATCTGAAGATAAATTTAAAGCTATTCTTCCTTATGCAGCTAAGCGTGCTATGAAGATTTGCTTCGGAAAGAAAACTCCAGAAGAAAAAGAATCAATCAGAAAACACAAAGAATATAAAAAAGCAAAAAAGGCAAGTAAGAAAGAAACACAAAATGCATGA
- a CDS encoding hydrogenase nickel insertion protein HypA (product inferred by homology to UniProt) codes for MHELGIVFSIINSVENVAKENNVKHVDVVELEIGEVSTIVNSYLEDCWKWAVNRTEILKDCELKIDVIKAINICEDCGEKYSAMSYGRTCPKCLSPHTHIIQGTEVNIKNIMVNEDEEL; via the coding sequence ATGCATGAATTAGGCATAGTCTTTAGCATTATAAATAGTGTTGAAAATGTTGCTAAAGAAAATAATGTCAAACATGTTGATGTTGTCGAATTGGAAATAGGTGAAGTTTCAACAATTGTTAATTCATATCTTGAGGATTGTTGGAAATGGGCAGTTAATCGAACAGAAATTCTAAAAGACTGTGAATTGAAAATTGATGTTATTAAAGCCATTAATATATGTGAAGATTGTGGAGAAAAATATTCAGCGATGAGTTATGGTCGAACTTGTCCTAAATGTTTATCTCCCCATACACATATTATTCAAGGTACAGAAGTAAATATTAAAAATATTATGGTAAACGAAGATGAAGAATTATAA
- a CDS encoding hydrogenase accessory protein HypB1 (product inferred by homology to UniProt): MKNYKIIEVKESIFKQNDQDANLLRKKLKDQHTFLLNLMASPGAGKTTTLIQILSILKSKLKIGVMEADIDSDVDSKKILEKTGIDSIQLHTGGMCHLTAHMTEQGIDALDDHYDFLVLENVGNLVCPAEFDTGSHLNAAILSVPEGDDKPLKYPLMFQVCDLVIINKIDVAPYFDFDFAKAKENILMRNPNAKIFCISAKTGEGCQELANYLLSIID; this comes from the coding sequence ATGAAGAATTATAAAATTATCGAAGTTAAAGAGAGCATTTTTAAGCAAAATGATCAGGATGCTAATTTGTTAAGAAAAAAATTAAAAGATCAGCATACATTTTTGCTTAATTTAATGGCATCTCCTGGTGCAGGTAAAACTACCACTTTAATTCAAATCCTTAGTATTTTAAAATCAAAATTGAAAATTGGGGTTATGGAAGCCGATATTGATTCAGATGTTGATTCTAAAAAAATATTAGAAAAGACAGGTATTGATTCAATACAACTTCATACTGGTGGAATGTGTCACCTTACAGCACATATGACAGAACAAGGAATTGATGCCCTAGATGATCATTATGATTTTCTAGTTTTGGAAAATGTAGGAAACTTAGTATGTCCAGCTGAATTTGATACAGGAAGTCATTTAAATGCTGCTATCTTATCAGTTCCTGAAGGCGATGATAAACCATTAAAGTATCCCTTGATGTTTCAAGTTTGCGATTTGGTAATAATTAATAAAATTGATGTTGCACCATATTTTGATTTTGATTTTGCAAAAGCTAAAGAAAATATTCTTATGCGTAATCCTAATGCTAAAATATTTTGTATATCAGCAAAAACTGGTGAAGGATGTCAAGAACTTGCTAATTATCTTTTGTCAATTATCGATTAA
- a CDS encoding unknown (no significant homology to UniProt), whose protein sequence is MGNLESKIAEGEGKHTPAANNNKEINEIKIDTSNSTRRRDSVTTISSFVLTTLTTVGGVSLIGSSFIKTGQNSNHLGNITSAISVENIFSNSVILSVEITNLEDNDGELHIENRFFSKIYPLQEGVNEIHCTGLSDRTTYNVEVIVKDTIISKTNFKTTIEKEMPLNRW, encoded by the coding sequence ATGGGAAATTTAGAAAGTAAAATTGCTGAAGGAGAAGGAAAACATACTCCAGCTGCAAATAATAATAAAGAGATCAATGAAATAAAAATTGATACTTCTAATTCAACAAGAAGAAGAGATTCAGTGACGACTATTTCAAGTTTTGTTCTTACAACACTTACAACTGTGGGAGGGGTTTCTCTTATTGGTTCATCTTTTATTAAAACTGGTCAAAATTCTAATCATTTAGGAAATATAACTTCAGCAATCTCTGTTGAAAATATTTTTTCTAATTCAGTAATATTATCAGTTGAAATAACAAATTTAGAAGATAACGATGGTGAATTACATATCGAAAATCGTTTTTTCTCTAAGATATATCCTTTGCAAGAAGGAGTCAATGAAATTCATTGTACTGGTCTATCAGATAGAACAACTTATAATGTAGAGGTTATAGTTAAAGATACTATTATTTCAAAAACAAATTTTAAAACAACAATAGAAAAAGAGATGCCATTGAATAGGTGGTAA